CTTTGTTATTTGGAGTATTGTAAATCTGGATAATTCTTTTGTACAAGTACCAAATCCAAGTAATATGGGCAATtacatgggggtgggggtggcaataTAGCTGGAGTTCCCATTGTGACCCTTCACCGTGATAAAATTTTGCAGGAGCAATAAGACCACTGTGTGTAATGTTAAGAAATTGGAGTAGCCTCAGTGTGACCCTCGTTCTTGGTGGGTCagtgggtctctctctctcagcccatgaACTCCTGGTGAAAAGtcaagatataaataaatattagcagTGGCAATTTAGTAGGAATTGttgtctgtgtttattttttatcaATGCATGTTTATTCCATAGTTAGCGAACTAATTGacgctcttcctttctctttaagATCAACACACAACGAGGTGGAGAAAAATAGGTAAGTGTCCAGAAAGAGTTTATATTTAAATTCTAGAAGCATCCTGAAACAATAGCATCCCTGTTGAAGCAAATCATAAGGGTGCAAATCTAGTTTTTCTGGCTGATGATCCCCATTAAGTAGAATTGACACATGCTTATGTCTGGAGCCTTAATGCTTTGCAATATTGACTGCTACTTCTTTTTAAAGGGGACGTTTATGTTCATGTTCTGTCATTGGAAACAGAAACCGTGGAACCAAACTCTTTCCGTCTTCATCATTCTGATAGTATTAAGAGAAGGGACTAGTGGGAACTAATTCTAGCCTTGATCTGATGGATAGTATTGTATTCCAGGCTAAAGTGGCCTTTTGAAAATTTCATTATGCGCCTCCAGTTGGCAGACTACATCCCTCACTAAAGGAAAGAGATTGTGGTTTCATTACCACAAATTTAGCAGCAAAATTGTAACGACAAACATTTGCGTGAATAGGCAGGTGTTATTTATTTGAAGTACGGAAAGCAGCCATTCAAAGGAGAGACTGGTCATCTCACGGTCCACCTTTTTCATCTTTAGGGGAGGCGGCAGGGAGAGTCTCACTCGAGATACTGGAAAGCAACAGCAGCTGGTGGGGGTTGTTGGGGGAACAGCTTCTTCCCTGGATGGCCAATTTTGTTTTCATTGCAAATGCCCAATAATTTGACTAGAATGGATTTAAAGTAACATTTTAGAAAACGTTTAAAATTGATTTGTAGAAATATATATATCCCTCTGGAATAGCACCCAGTGAGGTGGACAGTAACGTGTGGATAGATTATTTATATATTAGGTTACCATCATCCATCAAAAATGTTCTAAAACTAAACTTTGCCTTTATTTAACTGATAATCTCAAGTGAGCTCCTCTGCTTCTTGCCACCATCTCTAGGCAAATGTATATCTTTAGTCTTTACTTGCCCTGATTCAAATGCACGGGCTTTGCTGCAGGATCCGCTGAGACAGACCCGACGTTAGGGACGTTAAGTGAAATATGAATTTGTGTCCTGGTCTGTAGTCATAATAGCTCATTGGCTACGGTTCCTTAATATATGGAAAGTCTTAAGATTGAACTTGTGGCTTTTCTCATCGATAAAGTTTTAAGAAAATATAGAAGCACCTTTATCTTTCTGACAATATTAACGCACGTGATTTTGATTAACAGGCGCGCTCATCTGCGATTGTGCCTGGAGAAGCTTAAAGGGCTGGTGCCTCTCGGGCCAGAATCCAACAGACACACGACACTGAGTTTACTAACAAAAGCTAAATTGCACATAAAGGTGAGTTAAAACTGTCGTGTTTATaatggagaaagaaaataaaatcttttGTTTGACATTTCAGTTAAAATTAATATTGCATGTGATGAGCACATTCAGGCCTAGAGCCTTGGAGTTTATTTTTAAGTAGATCAGGACAAACGGATGCAAAAGATTCCACCTCACTGTGTACTTTAAAACAGATGTGAAAACAACAGTAGGTAAAATGGCAAGAGAGGAAGGGGTGATAAGGGCAAGGACTGGCTAGCTCCTCCTCGGATGGGGCTTCCGCAGGGAACCTCTCAGGCTCAGGGGCCCCtcgttctctccctccttccccagaAACTTGAAGACTATGACAGGAAAGCAATACACCAAATAGACCAGTTGCAGCGGGAACAGCGGCATCTGAAGAGGCAGCTGGAGAAACTGGGCACTGAGCGCATACGGATGGACAGTATTGGGTCGACCGTGTCTTCCGAACGGTCAGATTCGGACAGAGGTGAGGAAGCGCTAATCCTGGCCCTTGTACCTGTGCGCATGTATGGCTGGGTCAGAAAGTCCTACGGGGTTTGTGTGCTTGTTtgtgtgcttgtttgtttgttctcctccctccctccccctgggCTGACTGACACACTGCTCTCTGTTGCAGAAGAAACCGACGTGGACGTGGAGAGCACGGACGACCTGACCGTGGAGCTGgactggagcagcagcagcagccccccGAGCGATTCGGACGAGAGGGGCAGCCTGCAGAGCGTCTGCAGTGATGAGGGCTACTCGAGCGCCGGCCTTAAGAGAATAAAGCCGCAGAACCACCTGAAGGCCTGCCTCAGCCTATAAGGAGCCAGTCGCGTCCCCCCCCCGGCCCCCCACCCACCGCTCTTTCCTTCCTGGATTTCGCTAGGTAGTATGTTGTTGGACTGCTCCACAATTCTCTTGCACGTAAACCTCTTGTACCATCAACATTACCAAAATCTGCTTTGCCTAAGCCTGAAAACAGTGCATAGTGTTGTGGGTGACCAGTTCCTCCCAggagcttctctgtggtggcctccgCTAGCGTCTCTTTCCTGCCCGTAAATTCATCTCTGTGAGACTGAACATTCCAGCCAGGTTTCTCAGCGCCCACCCCACCCAGCCCCCAGAATATTGTTGCAGTCACAGCCACGCAGGGGTCCTGGGCCTGAGCTGCAGCTGCTTAATATTCTGGGTGGAGACcttcacccgggggggggggagggggattggGGCAGTAGGGCCGAGGGTGACAGGGGGTCTATATATGGGCTGTTTGGAAGCCAAAGCCAGACTGGGCTCCAGGCGTGGTGGCCCTGTAAAAGGGACCCTCCTTTTTTTGACATTCGCTGTGTCACAGCGGCAGGCAGAGGTTTAGATTAATGCGACAGGCGTTGAAAGAACCTGGGCTTGTTAGGGGATTGTGCAGTGAATCCTCCCAGTCACTGTGGAGCCATGGTTCTGAAATGTCCCACGTCATCGGAGTAATGAGGCTGGGGACAGGGTTGGGGGAGGCAGCTGAGAGGCAGAAGAAGAGCCGCCCGAGGGGCCTTGCACCGGAGGGGGCTCTAGAGTGGTTATCCTGGTAGGATCTCAACCGTCTCGCGCCAGATGATGACCAAACAGGACCCTTTTTGCCATCTGGCTCGTGTCGTCCACGTCCCGTTGATTGCTAGCAGCTCTTCGGGTTTTGTCTCTGGGACAATTCTTTCTACCTCAGAGAGATGAACAAGCTGATCTCAACCCCTTTAGCACAAATGAATTATGCTGATGCCTCGTTCGTATACTTGGTACTGGTCCGACCCGTTTCCTTAAAAATTCAGCAATAACCGAGTGACAAAGTTAGCTGCGCTAGCTTTCAATTGATGACTGAGGGCGGCGGCCCCCTCGGCATCCTAGCATTCCTTTTACCAGGGGACGTTCTTCGGGAGGCCTCCCGGTGTGCCGTGTGTGGTTGTGGTTTGGATGTTGGGTGTCGGCCGCCTTTTCTCTGCCCCCTCTTCGCCCAGTCTCCGCACTCCTGACGTCTGCAGGGGTCTTCATTTAAACTAAGCAGAGCACATGCGAATGTACATAAATGTGGTCTATAAAtagtatttattcatttttatatcaACCTGATGTACTATTCTTATGATTTTGTGCTTTTATAGATGATTAGGGAACTTTGTATGTCAAAGTCCTTCTTTTTGCTTTGGCTGCCAGTGACTTTTCCCAAGGGTCCTTGACCAGCACTTAGACTGTCCAAGAGGAACAGTCCAGCAACTCCCTGCCACTTCACTCTCAAAGGGCTATGGGGCAAGTTGTACTTCCCTATGGATCCCATGTAGCAGAGACCCGAGCGAATGCTATGaaaatggatttattttcagaaagtTGGTTTTTGAGATGGGAAGTGGAGCTCGCAGGGGGCTAAAGACCCCCATTATCAGTTTCTTGGAGCTGCCTCgaaacaaagaaaaatagaaggaacCGAGAGCTGGAGCGGTCAAGGGTCCAGCTGACCTGCCTTGACCTCTTCCTTGCTGGAGACTTTCCTGCGTCAGCGTCAGTCTAGCAGCTGGCCGGCAGCTGGGGGTCCCTGCTGAAAACCCTTCGGAGGGGCTGAGCCCCCGACCTGCGGCTTGCAGCCCCTTGACTGAGATGGGTTTCTTGGCAAAGGCCTTTGAGTTTCTTTCTTAATGAGCGGCATAAAGTTGCCTCTCGCATTCAACTCCCCATTGTCACCTTAGTGTTCAAAGTAGCCTTTGATTGGAAAGGGATTTGATAGGGTAAAATTAGTATGTTTTTCTTTAGAAGTAACAaaggttactgtggatttttaaattattattattattgtggtgcCTTTCGTGAGTTACTGGGCACAGTTTACTTCAGACCTCTCCTGGCCAGgaggacacccccccccacccccaaataaatGGAAGCGGTGGACGCATCCCTGGTGCGTTTGAGGGGATTTTGGAGGGCGCAACCACTCCCTTCTTTCGTAAAGTACtttggagttttgttttgttgtccTTCTTGCGAGCCAGTAATTGAGCTTTGCACTTTCTGGATGGGGTCCTTTGAAAATGTGGATGGGAAGAAAACAATGATAACTCCACCAAGGATGCACTGATTTCAGAAGCTAGATGGGAGCTCTCTGTGATGTTTCGAAAGCATCTCCACAAATGGAGGCTTTGAGGGCCCCTcccgggctggtcctggctgctCCACGCACCTGCGGCCCCCTGGGTCGGTCCCTGAGACAGTCGTCGCCCCATTGCACGCAGGCCCCACAATGTCTCAGCCCTGCCCAAGTGCCCGGGGGGCTTGTGTAGCACTCTGCTGTGTCTTTCAATAGCGGTGTAGCTGTGGGTGGGTGGACGACCACGCCAGTCGCCTTGCGGAGGGAGCCGACGTCTTCCGGGCTGCCAGGGTGCCCTGGAACGGTCATGCAGACCGCAGGAACTCTGCTGTCCTGCTAGCGGGCAGgctagccccccccccaatgcggCACTCTGGGGCGGGCGGCCTTTCTGCCCTATTCACTGATCCACCAGCATTGTTACGTAATTAGCTGCAGAAAATTAATTTTGTAGATCATTAATGGAGAGCTGCGTTTCCGTGTCTCTGTTTACAGCTTGGAGTTTGTGTGGGTGTGCGTGGGTGTGTTTAAAAGATCGCACTGAACGCTACGGCACTGAGCAACTTTTTTTCAGGCAGTAAATCCAGGGGATACTTGGTTGGAAGTTGAGAAATTTGTGCTCTTTATTCATCAGAAATGAACGTGGCTGTCAGGGTGGCAATCTGAAATATCCCAAAAGTATTGTCTTCACCTGGTGAATCTTCTCCTGAGTGTTGAACACTCAGAAATTTTATTACTGTGTATTTTTCTAATAAAGCAGAGCTTTCCAGGTGCTGATCGACACGTGGGCTTTTTTTCCAGGGTTTGTGTGAATGCCTGTTTTTGATTCAGACTCAAAGCACTTATTTGAAATGTGTAATTAGGTGCCACAAAACACCAGGTTGCAGAGCTCTGGGCCTTAGCAGGGTGTGTGCACTGCCAACTGCCACTTTAGCACTTTGTTCCcgccacgccccccccccctctcttcccaGGTCCCCAGAACCTCTCTTGCTCCTCCTTGGTGGGGGCCCCTTGAAGCTGCCATGACGTTTACAAACACAGCCGGGGGAGGGAGCcctctggggagggggggatgagGGGGGTATTTTTAAAGTGCTCACTGCCTAATTAAATTTTGGCATCTGATGTACAGCAATATAATGGGACTCGTAGAGTCCTTCTGCCCCCTTGGTCACAAATTCAGGTTTTGACACTTAACTGTATTGGGACGAATACGGCTTTTACATATCTAGTTCTGCATTTGCTTCCCAGTTACAAATAGTAAGTTGCATCCTTggggttttccccccctttctgttAACACAAGtgggttttttccttttatgaTGACCTGAACTTCATTGTACAACTATGAATCAATGATGCTTTTGTTTGAAAAAATCGCTATCCCAAATTACTGAGCAGAAGAAATTTCTTTTTATGCTTACAAAATATATGTATCTAGATTATTTTAGCAAACCTCTTTAGTATTTTAACTCTATTGCCCGGTTGAAGGACACTTAAAAGTCTCTTTCTCCCTGgctgccctctgctcttccctcCTGACTTGCTTGGGGGGCACCGCTGGCTTTCGCCTTGTGCTGCTGTGAACAGGGATCCCCAAGAAGGTGCTGCGAACGACACTGGCCGTTCTGGACTTTTGAATTCGGTTTTGGAGTCTTCCAAATTCTAACTCAGCCTAAGCAGGGAGCAGCGAAGTGCGGGGAAGGGGGCGAGGATTCagtttccaaatgtaaatacCACGTCATTACAAATCCTGTGTCAAGGCCATATAATGGTGCTTTTTACTACAGTTAGCACATGCATTTTTAGAAATTACATGTTTTAGACAACCTTGCTGTGTATATGTATACTTCTGTATTGTTCAACTgttagaaaataaattatttcattattaaaattGTTCTAGCATTGGTGTTTTGCTTGAAAAATAGTTTTActcatttattttgaaattattccAGTTATTAAACCCAGAGTAATATTTACAACTTGTCTGAAGCAAGTCCCAGGCCTGATCCCTACAGCACAGCCCCTGTTTGATAGGGGAGCCCACTCCTCTCAGGGTCCTTGCCGGAGGGAGGGGCTCAGGAGCTGAGAGACAAGAAGGGCCTGCCCTGGGGGGGCTCGGGGCGGAGGCCCCTCCTGGGAGTCCCTGCTGGCAGAGGGGTGAGGGGCCCACCTCCTCTGGGGCGGGGGCTCTCTGACTATGAGAGGGATCTAGTTCTACTAGCGGGCAACCCCTGCAGTGGGCTGCAGCTGCCAAGGAACTCGATGCGATCGCAGGCGGCATCAACGGAGCAGCACCACCGAGATCACAAGAAGTGAGGGTACCACAGGACGTTGCACTAAATGAGGGACCTCGCTCGGCTTCCTGGCTTTCTGGCATGGGGAGGGAAAGGTCTGTGGGGGGGCGGTCTCAGAGGACCCTAAGGTAAGATGCGGCAGGCAGGGGCCCGGGGCcctcagagggggaggggggctgctGCAGGGGGGCCCTGCCTGATGGTGCAGGGGGAGAACCCAGGAGGAGGAGCCCCTCCCCCACCAAGCCCAGTTCTGCTCCAaatgtttcccccctccccccttcacaGGGCCTCTGGAGACAAAGGCGGGGAAGGTGGGGGGGCAGCCTTTGCCCTTGGAGACCCTTCCAGAAAGCCTGGGGCCCTGGGAATAGATCACATGCCGCCCAACTTTGAGCAGGGATCCTTCGAGGAGGAGAAACCACTCGGGGCCACGTGCTTCTGTTCTGGGCCCAAAGGTCAGAATCCAGGGCCCTCAGGGGCTGAAACCCCTCCCCCCAATTTTTGGACGCTGAGCAGAGGGAGTGAGATTCAGAGGGAACCCCCCCCGAGTCCCTCAGCAGCTGTGCCAAgccaggggggcggggggggggcagctctCGCCCTGTGAAGTCTTGCAGCAAGAGGCGTCCCGGAAGTGAGTCGCATTGTGGTGATGCCTGTTTGTGTAGCAACGATGTGTCACGTTCCAAAATCACATAGCTGAGATGGCCTCAAGGAGGGCGAGACTTCAGCCTCAGGCAGGAAGTGGATCCAGGTGATGCTACCTGTGTGTATCTGTCCTGTGAGCTGATGGTGAAGTCTACGGacgacacacacatacacactcacacacacagtaTCTGGGAAACCAAAAGTCTGAAACAGCCCTCAGCAGTTCAGGTCGCACCATCATGTCAATGCTTGGAGGATGCGCTTGGCCATTTCAGCTACTTCAGTGGGTCGGCCGccaggtgtggggggggggcagtggccCATATCCTTCCAAAAGGTTTCCAcacccctcccccacccacccccgactGAGCAGGAACTatacgggggtgggggggttgcatTTTGTCGGGATCCTTGGCTGGGaagattatttctatttttttgtgaAACTGTCAACAATACACAAGGGTCCTTGCTCTGCTCCAGGAGTCGGTGTAAACAAGGCCCCTCCGGGAGGGGATGAGGAGCCACTCAGAGGGCCCGGCTTCCCAACCAGGCTCCGCAGGAAGTGAAGAGGGAGTCGGCAGAGCAGCCTCAACAGTTGGCGGTGGCCAAAGGTCCAGATAAAAGGATGCGGCAAAGCACTGGCCTGTAACCAAGCACTTCATGGCACAAAATGTCAAGCTTGGGAATCAGGCCAGAAGACGATGACCGTCCACCAGCCTTCTTCCCTGGAGCTTCCACCAAGCTTGTAGGAAAGGCCCCGAGTTCCCAGCTCCAGGCTTCAGCAGAGACGGTCGatggctctcaccgtcagaaagttcctccttatgtccaggttgaatctctttggtcagcttccctcCGTGATGCCTCGTCTGGCCTCCTTCGGGTGCTCTGGAAAACAGCCTctgtggggcagcccctcaaatattgggagaCTGCCACTGGTTTGACTTTCCAGCCCCCTAAACATCCTGGTTGCTCTGCTCCGCACATTTCAATGGCTTCTTTGCagggtggtgaccaaaactggatgcagttattactattatcattatcattattatttattagatttgcatgccgtccttctccgaagacgTGGGGCGGCTCTAGGCGTGACCTAACGAAGGCTTTATAGAGCGGTATCTGTATCTCCCTGGTCCTAGATTGGATCCCTCTGTTAATGTttgccccttagctactatggttttttatgtatggtttgttaggttgtgtggttgttttttataataagggttttaaattgttcatttaacattagatttgtacattatgtattgttgttgtgagccactccgagtcctcggagaggggcggcataaaaatctaattattaataatgatgatgatgatgatgataataataataataatgcaactcagg
The nucleotide sequence above comes from Erythrolamprus reginae isolate rEryReg1 chromosome 12, rEryReg1.hap1, whole genome shotgun sequence. Encoded proteins:
- the MXD1 gene encoding max dimerization protein 1, which codes for MAAAAQVCENIQMLLEAAEFLERREREAEHGYASLLPYSAKERREALKRRSSRPKKGGGGGSRSTHNEVEKNRRAHLRLCLEKLKGLVPLGPESNRHTTLSLLTKAKLHIKKLEDYDRKAIHQIDQLQREQRHLKRQLEKLGTERIRMDSIGSTVSSERSDSDREETDVDVESTDDLTVELDWSSSSSPPSDSDERGSLQSVCSDEGYSSAGLKRIKPQNHLKACLSL